cttctgAGGCTGAGACTTCAGAGAGAGATCGACATCAGGCCCAGCAAGAGCTTTGtactcatttccatttctcatCCATATAGTCCAGTAACCATCCTGAGGTCTCAGAGTGATTTGTCCCTTCCTGTTGATCGACTCTCTGGCCACTCCTAAAGTCCACTCAGTCTTCCTTTTAACCTGAACCTCAAAGTAAAATCTGCCTGAAGAGAAACTCTGCTTTCCTAAAACATTAGCACAATCGGAAAATCTCTTTGGGTTGTCTGGAAGATTCTTCCTCTTATCGCCATGATTCACTTGTTTtccatcatcagacaggatgagttcAGGATATGCTGTATCAGGATCAagagtcacatccactgcaTACTTCTGGACCCTCTTCAGCTCAGCTTTAACcagcttcttcatctcttcaCTGAGCGTATCCTCCAGTTGAGCCACAGCTCTCACCACAGTCCCCTCATATGATGGTGGACGGATGCTgacctctgtccagtctttggtggGTGGAGCAGCTTTCAGGGATGAGAagttttggaggaggtggaggtggtcttcAGAGTGTGAGAGCTTCTCCACTTCAGAACTTCTCTtcatcagctcagagatttcctgttccagctctttgatgaagtcttcagcctgtttctctgattttttctgtctttttttaattgagtTGATGAGTTTTGCTTGACCTCGCTCAACAGACTCCTTCAGAGCGGTGAAGACCTGAACACCttctgctgtctctctgtctgcagcttCCTTACTGAGCTCAACTGACTGTTTGATCTTTTGTATCTTCAATCGtctcttctggatcatctgctgaatttcagcctctgtcttccccagctctgccttctttcct
The DNA window shown above is from Thunnus maccoyii chromosome 2, fThuMac1.1, whole genome shotgun sequence and carries:
- the LOC121882642 gene encoding zinc finger protein RFP-like, with the translated sequence MSAASCLQSKHQFLCCICLDVFTDPVTTSCGHNFCKNCITEHWNSNVQYLCPMCKKVFNTKPELHVNTLLSEMVSQFRQEAQQKASSSISEQQAAKPGEVPCDVCTGTKLKALKSCLVCLTSYCETHLEPHLTMSGLKRHQLMDPVENLEDRMCMKHDKPLELFCKTNQTCVCMLCTYSDHKTHEFVPLKEEYEGKKAELGKTEAEIQQMIQKRRLKIQKIKQSVELSKEAADRETAEGVQVFTALKESVERGQAKLINSIKKRQKKSEKQAEDFIKELEQEISELMKRSSEVEKLSHSEDHLHLLQNFSSLKAAPPTKDWTEVSIRPPSYEGTVVRAVAQLEDTLSEEMKKLVKAELKRVQKYAVDVTLDPDTAYPELILSDDGKQVNHGDKRKNLPDNPKRFSDCANVLGKQSFSSGRFYFEVQVKRKTEWTLGVARESINRKGQITLRPQDGYWTIWMRNGNEYKALAGPDVDLSLKSQPQKVGVFVDYEEGLVSFYDIDTVDLICSFTGCSFTEKLYPYFSPCPHDGGKNSAPLIICPVNHTA